The region CACCGCTGCTGTGGGCCGGTATCGGCGCTTATGCGCTGGAGTTTTTCGTCTGGCTGGAAGCCCTGTCCCGCGCGCCTCTGAGCCTGTTGTTCCCCGCAGGAGCCCTGGCCTATTGCGGCGTGGTGCTGGCGGGCAAAGTGGTGCTCGGTGAAACCGTCAGCCGCCGACGCTGGCTTGCAACCCTGGTGATTACGGTGGGCGTGATGCTCGTGTGTGCCGGCCATGCCTGACGCTCAATTGATCAGCAAAAGGAACAACTCGATGGATTGGCTGCACGGGCGATTCGGCACTGTAGTGCTCTGGGCGCTGTTGATTCTTCTGGAGAGTGCCGGGCAGATCGCGACCAAAGTCGGCGGCGATCAGTTGGGGCAGATGACCTTCAGCCTGCAATGGCTACAAGCCGTGATCGTCGACCCCGGCGTACTGTTTGCGGTGGGCTGCGGCATCGGCGCGTTCTTCGTGTGGATGCTGATTTTGCGCCGCAGCAGTCTGTCCCTGGCGTTTCCGCTCAGTTCGCTGGTATTCGTCGGGGTGTTATTGGGTTCGTGGCTGGGGCTGGGCGAGCAGATCAGCCTGCTGCACTGGGTGGGCGTGGCGGTGATTATTGGTGGGATTGCGTTGTTGGCGGAAGGCGAACAAACCTGAGGGCTACGCGATCCATTGTGGCGAGGGAGCTTGCTCCCGTCGGGGGCGCAGCGGCCCCAGCAATCTGTCAGTAGAATCACATTGGCAGGTTTACGACTGCTTCGCAGCCGAACGGGGGCAAGCCCCTCGCCACACAAGCTCGCTCGCCACAGAGATCTGAGTGTTTTCAGGTTATTTGAACTTGTAAGCCACCGCAGCCTGCACTTCACCCTGATCGGGATTCCCCACCTGTTTGACGATGCTGCTGTCCGCCGCCGAACCGGTCAGGTGAATCCAGCTGGCGCTGGTCACCAGCGACCAATGCGGGGTCAGTGGAAATTCGAAGCTCTGGGTCAGCGCGACATTCTGCAAACCACCACTGGCGTTGTACCGGGCAATGCCCGAGTTCTGCGAGGCGTGAGCACTGACGCCGAAAAACGCCTGATTTTGCTGGGCATCGGCGAAGTGCGCGGTCAGATTACTACTGCCGATCACGCCGCCACCCAGTGGATAACCGATCTCGCCACCCAAGCGCCCGACCACGCCGTCCGGCCCGCCGATGGCCTCGCCGATCGAGGCAAATACCCGCCAGAAATCAGCCGGTGCGTACTGCACAAAACCACCGACGACGCCCATATCCGGCACATCGTGCAAGCCTTGCAAATCACCGTTGGCAGTGCGCCCCGGCAGGTAATTCAGAAACGGCCCGGCGCTGAAACCATTGGCCTTCAAGGCGCTCCAGGTCAAACCGTCGTCAGTGCTGAGGCTGACATCGCCCCAGTCCAGATCCAGATACGGCACCGGCCGGGTTTCATTACGGCTGCCGGTCGGATCGTGGGGCTGATAACTCAGGCCCAAACCCGCTTCACCTGTGATGCCTTCGGCCATGACTTGGGCTGGCAGGCACGTCAGCGCCGCGAATAAAACAACTGTAATCCTCACCATGAGGCACTTCCTTATCTGAACATGCGCGCATCAATCCTCGTTTTGCCGATCCTGCGCAAGCACTCATGTTGTTTGTAGCAAGCTACAAAAATTGTAGCTTGCCTGACACAACCCCCTACCACAACCCCGGCAATACGGGGCCAGACCGGGTTGGCACAGTCCCTGCTCTACCCCCTTGGCAAGCGCAAACAGCGCGCCCTGCTCAATAGGTAAAGCAGATGAATGATTGGCATATCGTGTGTGATTTCGACGGGACCATCACCCGCACCGACGTGATCGACAGCATCCTCCAGCGTTTCGCCGACCCAAGCTGGGAAGCGATCGAAGATGAGTGGCTGCGAGGCGACATTGGTTCGCGTGAGTGCCTCAGCCGCCAGCTCTCGCTGGTCAAGGCCACGCCGACCGACCTGCTCGCCTTTTTCGACACGATCGAAATCGATCCGGACTTCCCCGACTTCGTCGATCACGTGATCGGCCTCGGCGCCTCCCTTGAAGTGGTCAGCGACGGCATCGAACAAGGCATCGCGCGAATCCTCGCGCGCAACTACGTGACCCTGTTGCCGATCCTCGCCAACCGTTTGCGTCAACTCGATCACGAGAGCTGGCGCATCGACTTTCCATACTCCAGCGATGCCTGCCGCGCCGCTTCCGGCAACTGCAAATGCAAGTCCACGCCCAAGACCAAACGCGTGTTGGTGATCGGCGACGGTCAGTCCGACATGTGCGTGGCCTCCACCGCCGACTTCGTGTTCGCCAAGGATCGCCTGGCCGAGCACTGCGAGCGCAACGGCATTGCCTACGCCCGCTTCGACAGTTTCGCCGAGATCCCGGCCCTGCTGGCCCAACTGCCGGCCGGCCGCGCAGCCAACGCTACCGCTTTCGCCCTTGAAACCACTTCTGACTACGCGTCAAACAATCAGGAACTCTTCAATCATGTCTGATATCCGAATTGCTACTCCCGAAGACCAGGTGCTTCTGGATAAAGAAGCCAAGTACTGCTCTTACGGCGACACCGTTCACTACATCGATCCGCCGCGTATTTTCAGCCGTTGCGAAGGTTCCTACGTCTGGGACACCGAAGACCAGGCTTACCTCGACCTGCAAATGTGGTACTCGGCCGTTAACTTCGGTTACGCCAACCCGCGCCTGAACAACGCGCTGAAACAGCAGATCGACACCCTGCCGCAGATCGCCAGCCAATACCTGCACAAAGGCAAAATCGAGCTGTCGGAAATGATCGCCGTCGATGCCAAGAACAAGTTCGGCCTCGACGGTCGCGTGCACTTCAACGTCGGCGGTTCGCAGTCCATCGAAGACTCGCTGAAAGTCGTGCGTAACGCTTCCAACGGCAAGAGCCTGATGTTCGCCTTCGAAGGCGGCTACCACGGCCGTACCCTCGGCGCGTCGTCGATCACCTCCAGCTTCCGCTATCGTCGCCGCTACGGTCACTTCGGCGAGCGCGCCAACTTCATCCCGTTCCCGTACCACTTCCGCGGCCCAAAAGGCATGACCAAGGAAGAATACGGCAGCCAGTGCGTGCAGAATTTCGCTCGCCTGTTCGAGACTGAATACAACGGCGTTTGGGACCCGAAAACCAACCAGTGCGAGATACGCGGCGTTCTTCGTCGAGCCGATCCAGGGCGATGGCGGCATCGTCATCCCCGCCGATGAACTTCTAC is a window of Pseudomonas sp. 10S4 DNA encoding:
- a CDS encoding transporter, translated to MTLTVVLLVAFSIVLDVIGQLCFKLGLDRLPELEGGFRLNAFWGQVFNAPLLWAGIGAYALEFFVWLEALSRAPLSLLFPAGALAYCGVVLAGKVVLGETVSRRRWLATLVITVGVMLVCAGHA
- a CDS encoding EamA family transporter, which translates into the protein MDWLHGRFGTVVLWALLILLESAGQIATKVGGDQLGQMTFSLQWLQAVIVDPGVLFAVGCGIGAFFVWMLILRRSSLSLAFPLSSLVFVGVLLGSWLGLGEQISLLHWVGVAVIIGGIALLAEGEQT
- a CDS encoding MipA/OmpV family protein, which gives rise to MVRITVVLFAALTCLPAQVMAEGITGEAGLGLSYQPHDPTGSRNETRPVPYLDLDWGDVSLSTDDGLTWSALKANGFSAGPFLNYLPGRTANGDLQGLHDVPDMGVVGGFVQYAPADFWRVFASIGEAIGGPDGVVGRLGGEIGYPLGGGVIGSSNLTAHFADAQQNQAFFGVSAHASQNSGIARYNASGGLQNVALTQSFEFPLTPHWSLVTSASWIHLTGSAADSSIVKQVGNPDQGEVQAAVAYKFK
- a CDS encoding HAD-IB family phosphatase, translated to MNDWHIVCDFDGTITRTDVIDSILQRFADPSWEAIEDEWLRGDIGSRECLSRQLSLVKATPTDLLAFFDTIEIDPDFPDFVDHVIGLGASLEVVSDGIEQGIARILARNYVTLLPILANRLRQLDHESWRIDFPYSSDACRAASGNCKCKSTPKTKRVLVIGDGQSDMCVASTADFVFAKDRLAEHCERNGIAYARFDSFAEIPALLAQLPAGRAANATAFALETTSDYASNNQELFNHV